ATGGTGTTGGAGATCAGCAGCAGCGCCGCGAGCGCCTGCACCAGCGCGGTGAAGAACGCGATGTTGCGGATGTTGTTGAGGATGCCGAAGAGGCGGTCGAGGTAGTCGGCCTGGTTGACCACGTTGTCCACGCCGGGGCGCCCGGTGAACTCCTGCTGGACCGCGGCGAAGCGCTCCGGGTCGCTCAGCTTGACGCGCAACGAGGAGGGCATCGCCTCGACGCGGGCGACGTCACGCAGCTCCGGCTGCGACTCGAAGACCCGGTTGAAGCTCTCGAAGGCCTCCTGCCGGTTCTCGTAGTCCACCGACTCCACGCCCGGCACCCGCTTGAGGTCGGACATGATCTTCTTGCATGGCTGCTGGGAGCAGTCGTCGTCGTTGGCGCTCACGTCGTCGGTCATGAACACCACGACCTCGACGCGGTCCTGGTAGGTCTCCTGCATCTTGTCGATCATCCGGACCACGAGGAGACCGCCGCCGAGCAGACCGACCGAAATGGCGGTCGTCAG
This region of Saccharopolyspora hordei genomic DNA includes:
- the ftsX gene encoding permease-like cell division protein FtsX — protein: MRASFVFSEVVNGLRRNVTMTIAMILTTAISVGLLGGGLLVVRMIDKMQETYQDRVEVVVFMTDDVSANDDDCSQQPCKKIMSDLKRVPGVESVDYENRQEAFESFNRVFESQPELRDVARVEAMPSSLRVKLSDPERFAAVQQEFTGRPGVDNVVNQADYLDRLFGILNNIRNIAFFTALVQALAALLLISNTIQLSAFTRRTETGIMRLVGATRWYTQLPFLLEAVVSGLIGAVLGILGLSTIKALFLDRVLSSFGGIVPTIDWGDVAVISPILLLVAAVVSAGTGYVTLRLYVRL